The following nucleotide sequence is from Kosmotoga arenicorallina S304.
ATAGCTTCAATAAAATGGAAAGTTTCAAGATGCTTTTGTCGGAATAAGCCTTTCTTCTACCTCTGCCTTGTTTGTTAACAAAGTTAGAAGGCAAAAGCTTGTCTAATTGCTCAATAATCTTTACAATATCGCTTTTTGTAAGTTCTTGTGGTACCATTTATTTGGGCCTCCTTTCTTATGTTGGGATATTTCAATGGTACCACCATTGGAATTTGGGAGGCCCACTTTTTTCGCGACGCCCTAAATTAATATAGAATAGTTCTAAATAGTAGTATTAATTTATCATTGTGGTATAATATAATTGAAGTAAGTGATTGCCATTTATTTTGCTTTTCACTGCGAGATGAATAGAATTACTTATGAAGATATACCAAAAAAGAAAGGAGTGAGTTAAGATGTTAAAGGAAAAAATGAAAGAAGCCCTGAACAAGCAAGTAAATGAGGAACTCTACTCAGCGTATTTGTATCTATCCATGTCCAGCTATTTTAACTCGATAGGTCTTAAAGGTTTTGCTAACTGGATGATGGTGCAGCATAAAGAAGAAACAGATCACGCCATGAAGATATATAACTACCTGCTGTCACAGGGGGCCGATGTGAAGTTGTTTGCAATTGACGAACCCCCGCATAGCTGGAATTCTCCGCTTCACGCCTTTGAGGAAACATTGAAGCATGAGCAACACATCACCGAATGCATAAATAATCTCGTTGATCTGGCTGAAGAATTAAAGGACAGGGCAACATATAATTTTCTACAATGGTTTATTGACGAACAGGTTGAGGAAGAAGAGAACGATAGAGAAATAATAGACAAATTGAAATTCGTTGGAGACAGCAAAAACGGAATTTTCATGATTGACAATGAGTTAGCGCAAAGAAAATATATTCCATTAATTCAAGGGGAGGTGTGAGAATGACTCAAAAAAGACAGGTGTACAAATGCGAAATTTGCGGAAATATAGTCGAAGTTCTTCACGAAGGGCAGGGGGAGCTTGTTTGTTGTGGACAGCCCATGAAGCTCTTTGAAGAAAAAACCTCGGACACTTCGACAGAAAAGCATGTGCCATTTATTAATTGGGAAGATGGCAAGTATGTGGTTAGAGTAGGAGAAAATGCTTTGCATCCAATGGAGGAAAAACACTATATCGAGTGGATTGAGCTGGTAGTTGATGGCACGGTTCACAGAAAGGAATTAATGCCCGGGGATGCTCCTGAAGCAGTTTTTGAAATTCCACAGGGAAAAGAAATAATAGCAAGGGAATACTGCAACATTCATGGATTATGGGTGAACAAACTATAATAAACATGCATTAAACTTTGGAAAGGAGTGGTGAAATTGAAGTACAGGTGCACTGTTTGTGGATATATTTATGATCCTGAAGCGGGAGATCCAGATAATGGGGTTGAACCGGGAACTGCCTTTGAGAACGTTCCTGAAGACTGGGTATGCCCGCTTTGCGGAGCAAGCAAAGACGATTTCGAACCCATTGAATGAATTCATAATACTAATCGGCATATAGTCAGGCGGGGTCATTCCCGCCTTTTTTACATCAAAAGATACCGGAGACAAAGGTCAATACAGGGGAAACTATTAAAGCCGGCAAGAAATTACCAACTTTGATCTCCTTAATTTCAAGAAGCCTGATTCCCAGAGCAAGTAACGTAAGCCCACCTGTGCCTGAAAAGTCACCAAGATAAGAAGGTTGTTGCAGAAAATTCAGGACAGACGCCAGAGATACAAGACCGCCTTGAACAAGATACACGGATATTGCGGAAAACAGAACGCCCGAACCAAAACTCGCTGCGAGCATAACCGAAGAAATACCATCCATCAACGATTTCAAGAAGATAATTTCATTATTTCCCTCAATACCAGCCTTTATCGAGCCGATAACAGTCATTGGTCCAGCTACGAAAAGAAGCGTAGCTGTTATAAAACCGGTTACGAAATCTTCGCTTTTGTTATTGCCGGTGAGTTTACCGATTTTTGATTCTAACTCAAGGGCTTCTCCGACAATGCCGCCAATTGCCATGCTCCCGAGCACCACGAGAGCGTTGCTATATTCGAAGAACATCTTGATACCAAGCCCGATAGTCAGCAGGCCTATAACTTTAAAGAGTACCTTTCTGTATTTTTCGGAAAGCCACTTTCCACCGAAAATCCCAAGAGAAGAACCTATAAGAACGGCTATTGTATTGACGATTACAGAGATATTAAACATTTATCCACCCCTCTGGATCAAACGCAATAATTTCTCCCGTTTTTCGGAAATGCTCTTTAATTTCCCGAAGGCCTTCTTCAACAATCAAACCAAGATTTCCATACCAGCTTTCAGGTTTATTAAGGAATTCCCTTACATTGGAATGAAAAAACAATTCGCCTTCTTTAAGACCGATTATATCAGATGCAATGTCTAAAAAATACTCGGGCCAGTGGGTGCAAATTACTATTGTTTTGCCTTCTGCTTTTAGCCTTGAAATTATCTCTCTGATACTCACTATTCCGTCCACATCAAGGGATACCGTAGGTTCGTCAAACAATACGATTTCAGGGTTATGAATGATGGAGCTTCCAATTGCTACTCTCCGTGCTTCACCGCCGGATAGAGAAAAGGGTGAGCGCGGCCCGATAACTTCTCCTTCGAGACCAAGGATTTCCATCATTTCCTGAAATCTTTCCGGAATGCTTCCGATTCCAAATTCTCTGGCGGCATAACACACTTCATCTTTGACATTTTCAGAGAAGAAATATTTTTCGGGGTACTGAAAAGAGATGCCTATGAGTTTTCTGGCTATATTGTTTCCGGATTCTGTGATATCTATACCATCTAAGTAAATTTTCCCCAAAGTTGGATGAAAAAGTCCTGCAGCTAATAAGAGAAAAGTCGTTTTGCCAGCTCCATTTGCGCCAAGTATCAGCGAAAGCGAGCCCTTTTCGATTTGCAAGCTGATATTTTTAAGGGAAGCCATGAAAAAAGGGGTGTCAGGATTGTAAAGGAAGCTCACGTTATTGAACTTGATCATGACTTCTCCCTCCATCAAGGGTAATTATCCTGTCACAAAAAACCAGATCTTTCATATTCGTACTTGCTAAAACAACTGTAATCTGCTTTGCACGCAATGATTTCACCAGATTCATCATGCTCCGGCGTTCCATTCTATCAAGCATGCTGAAAGGCTCGTCAAAAAGTAAAATTTCAGGATTCAGGCTCATAATGGCCGCAATCGCCAGCCGTTGCTTCTGACCACCAGAAAGTGTCAAGGTATCCTTTGCCCGGAACTCTTGAAGTCCAAAGGTAGTAAGCGTTTCTTGAAGCCTCTTTTCAACGGTTTCGCAGTTAAGGGCAAGATTTTCGAGGCCAAAGCGGATATCCTCTTCAACAGTTGCCCCTATTATCTGATTATCGGGATTCTGAAAAACATAACCAACTCTGCCCTTAACCTTTATATCTCCATAAAAAACAGGAGGGAATATCCCTGCAATTGCTCTCAGTAGAGTTGTTTTGCCTGTTCCGTTGGATCCATATAGACCCAAATATTCACCGATCTTGACAGTCAGGTTGAAATTCTTAAAAATAATGCTTTTTTCATCATAGCCAGCTCTGGAAATGTCAATAAATATGGCATCAGAACCTGATAGACACATATACCCGAACTCCTCCGGATTTGGCCAAAGTTCTAACATTTCCAAAGACCTCTCGCATCAGTTTTTCCAATCGACTTCCACCTTTGTTGTGAAATGCAACGATCTCCAGTCTTCCGCCCTTTGTGAGAAAAGATGGGGCTTTACAAACAATTTCCTGCCAGACTTTCTTTCCCGCAGCCATTGGTGGATTGCAGAAAATAGCATTGAACTTATGCTCGATCCAGGGTTCATATAAATACCCCTGCCGTATTTCAGCTGAGATGTTGTTATCCCGGGCGTTAATCTTCGCATACCTAACTGCCCTTTCGTTTACATCACTCATAAAAAGAGTTATATCGGGATATTCTTTTTTCAAGGTAATGCCAATCAACCCGTATCCGCAGCCAAGATCAAGCACAAGATCCTTCTCGCTTAATTCTGCATATTCTACAAGCAAAAAGCTTGCCCTGTCAACCTTCCCGAAGGCAAAGACACCGCTCGGGCTCAAAAAGCGGTAGGAATTTCCATTTTTCAGCTTTATCGTTACTTCGCGGGTTTCCAGAGATGAAGAAGGTTTTTGTGTGTAATAATGTTCAAAGGAATCTTCACGCATTATCCTATTTTTCCCAGCTTTCTTCCACCTATTACATGAAAATGCAAATGTTTTACTTCCTGCCCGGCATTCTTCCCTGTATTGAAGAGGGTTCTAAATCCTGTTTCTGATATTCCTTCACTTTCGGCGATTTCTTGAATGAGGTTAAAAAGCTCTCCTAATGCGTTATCGTCAAAAGATGACAATTCAGAAGGCTTTTCAATATGCACTTTTGGGATTATAAGTACATGCGTTGGAGCTATCGGATTTATATCCCTAAACGCCAAGAAATGTTCTGTCTCTCCAACTATTTGAGAAGGAATTTCACCGGATACGATTTTGCAGAAAATGCAATCCATAAATACCCTCCTTTCACTTCTTTCGTTACTTTATATCGAGCATGTGATTCTTCAATATAGTCAACAATATTTCTGCCGGTCTCGTTGAAAATCTACCAAAATTCACACTGAAATCGCGTTCGCTATTTTCATCACACATATCCAGGATTACCTTAAATACAGCAAATGGAATCTTATTCATCTGGCTTACTCTGGCAATAGCGGCTGAATCCATATCAAGGCATAGAGCAGATGTTTGCTTAAAGAGTTCATCGCGCTCTTCTGTGCACTGCACAAGCTTATCGCCTGACACTATTTTTCCGAGCTTGGCTTCCGGGAAAAACTTCTGCACATGTTCTATGGTGCTTGAATCGACTGAAGTTATTCTTGTTGAATTTGATTTTGTAGGCACAATCAGATCATATTCTTGAAATTCCACCCCGGCAACTATATCACCAATTTTTAAGCTCGGATCAAGCGCACCTGCGCCGGAAACCAGCACAACTATACTTGGCGAAAAACGGTCAATCATTTTCTGTGTAACTGCTGA
It contains:
- a CDS encoding desulfoferrodoxin — its product is MTQKRQVYKCEICGNIVEVLHEGQGELVCCGQPMKLFEEKTSDTSTEKHVPFINWEDGKYVVRVGENALHPMEEKHYIEWIELVVDGTVHRKELMPGDAPEAVFEIPQGKEIIAREYCNIHGLWVNKL
- a CDS encoding DUF554 domain-containing protein produces the protein MFNISVIVNTIAVLIGSSLGIFGGKWLSEKYRKVLFKVIGLLTIGLGIKMFFEYSNALVVLGSMAIGGIVGEALELESKIGKLTGNNKSEDFVTGFITATLLFVAGPMTVIGSIKAGIEGNNEIIFLKSLMDGISSVMLAASFGSGVLFSAISVYLVQGGLVSLASVLNFLQQPSYLGDFSGTGGLTLLALGIRLLEIKEIKVGNFLPALIVSPVLTFVSGIF
- a CDS encoding 5'-methylthioadenosine/S-adenosylhomocysteine nucleosidase is translated as MLLIESVFIPELAPIVDNMLTLETGEIMGRLFSRGIIGQNEVVATSGFIGKIEASAVTQKMIDRFSPSIVVLVSGAGALDPSLKIGDIVAGVEFQEYDLIVPTKSNSTRITSVDSSTIEHVQKFFPEAKLGKIVSGDKLVQCTEERDELFKQTSALCLDMDSAAIARVSQMNKIPFAVFKVILDMCDENSERDFSVNFGRFSTRPAEILLTILKNHMLDIK
- the rd gene encoding rubredoxin; translation: MKYRCTVCGYIYDPEAGDPDNGVEPGTAFENVPEDWVCPLCGASKDDFEPIE
- a CDS encoding class I SAM-dependent methyltransferase gives rise to the protein MREDSFEHYYTQKPSSSLETREVTIKLKNGNSYRFLSPSGVFAFGKVDRASFLLVEYAELSEKDLVLDLGCGYGLIGITLKKEYPDITLFMSDVNERAVRYAKINARDNNISAEIRQGYLYEPWIEHKFNAIFCNPPMAAGKKVWQEIVCKAPSFLTKGGRLEIVAFHNKGGSRLEKLMREVFGNVRTLAKSGGVRVYVSIRF
- a CDS encoding ferritin; translation: MLKEKMKEALNKQVNEELYSAYLYLSMSSYFNSIGLKGFANWMMVQHKEETDHAMKIYNYLLSQGADVKLFAIDEPPHSWNSPLHAFEETLKHEQHITECINNLVDLAEELKDRATYNFLQWFIDEQVEEEENDREIIDKLKFVGDSKNGIFMIDNELAQRKYIPLIQGEV
- a CDS encoding energy-coupling factor ABC transporter ATP-binding protein — translated: MIKFNNVSFLYNPDTPFFMASLKNISLQIEKGSLSLILGANGAGKTTFLLLAAGLFHPTLGKIYLDGIDITESGNNIARKLIGISFQYPEKYFFSENVKDEVCYAAREFGIGSIPERFQEMMEILGLEGEVIGPRSPFSLSGGEARRVAIGSSIIHNPEIVLFDEPTVSLDVDGIVSIREIISRLKAEGKTIVICTHWPEYFLDIASDIIGLKEGELFFHSNVREFLNKPESWYGNLGLIVEEGLREIKEHFRKTGEIIAFDPEGWINV
- a CDS encoding histidine triad nucleotide-binding protein, which gives rise to MDCIFCKIVSGEIPSQIVGETEHFLAFRDINPIAPTHVLIIPKVHIEKPSELSSFDDNALGELFNLIQEIAESEGISETGFRTLFNTGKNAGQEVKHLHFHVIGGRKLGKIG
- a CDS encoding energy-coupling factor ABC transporter ATP-binding protein — translated: MLELWPNPEEFGYMCLSGSDAIFIDISRAGYDEKSIIFKNFNLTVKIGEYLGLYGSNGTGKTTLLRAIAGIFPPVFYGDIKVKGRVGYVFQNPDNQIIGATVEEDIRFGLENLALNCETVEKRLQETLTTFGLQEFRAKDTLTLSGGQKQRLAIAAIMSLNPEILLFDEPFSMLDRMERRSMMNLVKSLRAKQITVVLASTNMKDLVFCDRIITLDGGRSHDQVQ